The following coding sequences are from one Ignavibacteriales bacterium window:
- a CDS encoding septum formation initiator family protein — protein MDELNARTENLQQENKKLGDQIDSIRRRRFKIEKIAREKYDMIRPGETKIEVIENKHFNE, from the coding sequence ATTGATGAATTAAATGCCCGAACTGAAAATCTTCAGCAGGAAAATAAAAAACTTGGAGATCAAATTGATTCAATAAGAAGGAGGCGCTTCAAAATTGAAAAGATAGCCCGCGAAAAATATGATATGATTCGCCCCGGTGAAACTAAAATTGAAGTGATTGAAAATAAACATTTTAATGAATAA